The Flexivirga oryzae genome has a segment encoding these proteins:
- a CDS encoding DUF6527 family protein, which yields MTVHHLEPSFVETFPTTLRPGVLYVSIEFTTCAHLCACGCGEEVITPLSPPHWSLTYNGRDVSLHPSVGNWALPCKSHYIVDRGRIRWSYQFTDEQIAANRTRDRRAIDRYDVNEVLLDMNELETVTEVPANRRRFWTRFRRLLRRSN from the coding sequence ATGACGGTGCATCACCTCGAGCCGAGCTTCGTCGAGACCTTCCCGACAACGCTCAGGCCGGGCGTGCTTTACGTGTCGATCGAGTTCACTACGTGCGCTCACCTATGCGCGTGTGGCTGCGGAGAGGAGGTCATCACCCCGCTGTCGCCGCCGCACTGGTCATTGACCTACAACGGGCGTGACGTGTCACTCCACCCGTCGGTCGGGAACTGGGCGTTGCCGTGCAAGTCGCACTACATCGTTGACCGCGGCCGAATCCGATGGTCCTACCAGTTTACCGACGAACAGATCGCCGCCAACCGAACGCGTGACCGGCGTGCCATCGACCGCTACGACGTCAACGAAGTGCTCCTTGACATGAACGAGCTTGAAACGGTCACCGAAGTACCGGCGAACCGCAGGCGATTCTGGACGCGGTTTCGCCGCCTACTCAGAAGAAGCAACTAG